One window of uncultured Erythrobacter sp. genomic DNA carries:
- a CDS encoding cyclic nucleotide-binding domain-containing protein, with the protein MSDLYEVAIIGSGPAGMSAAGQAAKRGMSHVLLEKTDHLSDTIFKYQKGKHVMATPSDLQLRAGGYEEDGSAGMLFAEGKREKILRIWNLHCGVEDDSIPAFEGEDATESWGVNVKFNAEVTEVEGDKGDFTIKTKAGDTVRAKTIILAIGTQGNPNKLRCPGADHPMITSQLDDPEDHIDKNVVVVGTGDAGIENALGLATDPALGNTVTILNRGDNFAKAKTKNATDLTNADEEKHLRIAYRTSPTEVRDGEMVVETATGEEIIPCEMIIARIGSQPPRKFIESMGIEFTSEDRSAFPVLSPIFETTKQGIFVIGALAGYPLIKHCMNQGFDVIEAIATGDAVKPADEPLLEAVFDGLPGNESVDHWLDVYSQNVAIFEGLSVLQMRELMLDSTCRAFGPGEAIFRRNDPGSSLFAIAQGSVAVEVNPNDPSITVPIGQGSIFGEVGLISGRRRGATIRAAEDTVVVELSRKAALKLIGSSPQADAAVKRISIERQILQMFGSGLTPADIAPLIESAEIVEVKAGETVIEEGADDKDLFIVRIGSMTVEKDIDGKPVFLSLIPAGNFFGEMAVIDGSKRTSSVKASIKSEVIRLPGEGFLDLLEKKPQLRQRALEVMAERRASNEEIESQRNKSDDTLDNFSGTAAFLFEQGMGEATDALLIDERLCVGCDNCEKACADSHDGLSRLDREAGKSFAYLHVPISCRHCEHPHCMADCPPNAIQRGADGEVSINAETCIGCGNCKSFCPYGVISMEPVPPEKPSLLKWLMFGSGPGPGEAPYSWRKKHADPDVAKKAVKCDMCAGIEGGPSCVRACPTGAAIRVSPDKFLTFKKLTEDVEN; encoded by the coding sequence TTGTCTGACTTGTATGAAGTCGCCATAATTGGCTCCGGCCCAGCCGGAATGAGCGCCGCTGGCCAAGCTGCCAAGCGCGGCATGAGCCACGTCCTCCTTGAAAAAACCGATCACCTTTCGGACACGATCTTCAAATACCAAAAGGGCAAGCATGTCATGGCGACGCCCTCTGACCTGCAATTGCGCGCGGGCGGGTATGAGGAAGACGGCTCTGCCGGAATGCTGTTTGCCGAGGGCAAGCGTGAAAAGATCCTGCGCATCTGGAACCTGCATTGCGGGGTCGAGGATGACAGCATCCCCGCTTTCGAAGGCGAAGACGCAACTGAAAGCTGGGGCGTCAATGTAAAGTTCAACGCCGAAGTGACCGAGGTCGAAGGCGACAAGGGCGACTTTACGATCAAGACCAAAGCGGGCGACACGGTCCGCGCGAAGACGATCATCCTCGCCATCGGCACGCAGGGCAACCCGAACAAACTGCGCTGTCCGGGTGCGGATCACCCGATGATCACCTCGCAGCTCGACGATCCGGAAGATCACATCGACAAGAATGTCGTCGTGGTCGGCACCGGCGATGCGGGTATCGAGAATGCGCTCGGCCTCGCCACCGATCCGGCGCTGGGCAACACCGTCACCATCCTCAATCGCGGCGACAACTTTGCCAAGGCAAAGACCAAGAACGCCACCGATCTGACCAATGCGGACGAGGAAAAGCACCTTAGAATCGCCTATCGCACCTCGCCCACCGAAGTGCGCGACGGCGAGATGGTGGTCGAGACCGCGACGGGTGAAGAGATCATCCCATGCGAGATGATCATTGCCCGCATCGGCTCCCAGCCGCCGCGCAAATTTATCGAGAGCATGGGGATCGAGTTCACCAGCGAAGATCGCAGCGCCTTCCCGGTCCTCTCGCCGATCTTCGAGACGACCAAGCAGGGCATCTTCGTCATCGGCGCGCTCGCTGGTTATCCGCTGATCAAGCATTGCATGAATCAGGGCTTTGACGTGATCGAAGCGATTGCGACTGGCGACGCGGTGAAACCGGCTGACGAACCGCTGCTGGAGGCGGTCTTTGACGGCCTGCCGGGCAATGAAAGCGTCGATCACTGGCTCGACGTCTACTCGCAAAACGTCGCGATTTTCGAAGGGCTGTCGGTCTTGCAGATGCGCGAGTTGATGCTCGACAGCACCTGCCGCGCCTTCGGTCCGGGTGAGGCGATCTTCCGCCGTAATGATCCGGGTTCTTCGCTGTTCGCCATCGCGCAAGGCAGCGTCGCGGTGGAGGTTAATCCCAACGATCCCTCGATCACCGTGCCCATCGGGCAAGGCTCGATCTTTGGCGAAGTTGGTCTGATTTCGGGCCGCCGCCGCGGCGCAACCATTCGCGCTGCCGAAGACACTGTCGTGGTCGAATTGTCGCGCAAGGCGGCGCTCAAACTGATCGGCTCCTCACCGCAGGCAGACGCAGCGGTGAAGCGCATTTCGATCGAGCGCCAGATCCTGCAGATGTTCGGTTCGGGCCTGACCCCTGCCGACATCGCGCCGCTGATCGAAAGCGCTGAGATCGTCGAGGTCAAAGCTGGCGAAACCGTGATTGAGGAAGGGGCGGACGACAAGGATCTCTTCATCGTGCGGATCGGTTCGATGACGGTGGAGAAGGATATCGACGGAAAGCCGGTCTTCCTCTCGCTGATCCCCGCAGGCAACTTCTTCGGCGAGATGGCGGTGATCGACGGTTCCAAGCGGACATCCTCCGTCAAGGCCTCGATCAAATCCGAGGTTATCCGCTTGCCGGGCGAAGGCTTCCTCGACCTGCTCGAGAAGAAGCCGCAATTGCGCCAGCGCGCTCTCGAAGTGATGGCCGAAAGGCGTGCATCGAACGAAGAGATCGAAAGCCAGCGCAACAAGTCAGACGACACGCTCGACAATTTCTCCGGCACGGCGGCATTCCTGTTCGAACAGGGCATGGGCGAAGCGACCGACGCGCTGCTGATCGACGAGCGGCTGTGCGTCGGCTGCGACAATTGCGAGAAGGCCTGCGCCGACTCGCATGACGGGCTTTCGCGGCTGGATCGTGAGGCAGGCAAGAGCTTTGCCTACCTCCACGTGCCCATCAGCTGCCGCCACTGCGAACACCCGCATTGCATGGCCGATTGCCCACCCAACGCGATCCAACGCGGCGCGGATGGCGAGGTTTCGATCAACGCGGAAACCTGCATCGGCTGCGGCAATTGCAAGAGCTTCTGCCCTTACGGCGTCATCTCGATGGAGCCGGTCCCGCCTGAAAAGCCCAGCCTGCTCAAATGGTTGATGTTCGGCAGCGGTCCCGGACCCGGCGAAGCGCCCTATTCCTGGCGCAAGAAACACGCCGATCCCGACGTCGCCAAGAAAGCGGTCAAATGCGACATGTGCGCTGGTATCGA
- the gdhA gene encoding NADP-specific glutamate dehydrogenase — translation MAVSDHVDLNQFMEGVKKRNPGQPEFVQAVHEVAMDIYDFIEDKEEYHEAQILRRIAEPDRVISFRVCWEDDNHNIRVQRGWRVQNNNAIGPYKGGIRFHPSVTESVLKFLAFEQTFKNSLTGLPMGGGKGGANFNPRGKSDAEVMRFCQSFMTELYRHIGPDTDVPAGDIGVGGREIGYMFGQYKRITNRWEGVLTGKGQEYGGSQMRPEATGYGAVYFLQNMLKHKGQDVEGHTAVISGSGNVATHAAEKITQLGGKVLTLSDSGGFIHDPDGMTLEKIDWVKHLKTVKRGRISEYADEFKGATFHEGRPWNVAADLALPCATQNELNEDEAKALVANGCKGVSEGANMPTTLEGVKVFHDAKILYGPGKAANAGGVAVSGLEMSQNSERISWNHERLGEMLTDLMQGIHDKCTEYGDQGDGYVDYVKGANIAGFKKVADAMLAFGVV, via the coding sequence ATGGCGGTTTCTGATCACGTAGATCTCAATCAGTTCATGGAAGGCGTGAAAAAGCGCAATCCGGGACAACCCGAATTCGTGCAGGCCGTGCACGAAGTTGCGATGGATATTTACGACTTCATCGAAGACAAGGAAGAATATCACGAAGCGCAGATTCTGCGCCGGATTGCAGAGCCTGACCGTGTGATTTCGTTCCGCGTCTGCTGGGAAGATGACAATCACAATATCCGCGTGCAGCGCGGCTGGCGCGTCCAGAACAACAATGCGATCGGCCCGTATAAAGGTGGCATCCGTTTCCACCCCAGTGTGACTGAAAGCGTTCTGAAGTTCCTCGCTTTCGAGCAGACCTTCAAGAACTCGCTCACCGGCCTGCCCATGGGCGGCGGCAAAGGCGGCGCAAACTTCAATCCGCGCGGCAAGTCTGACGCCGAAGTGATGCGTTTCTGCCAAAGCTTCATGACCGAACTCTATCGCCATATCGGCCCCGACACCGACGTTCCCGCCGGTGACATCGGCGTTGGCGGGCGCGAGATCGGCTATATGTTCGGCCAGTACAAGCGCATCACCAATCGCTGGGAAGGCGTGCTGACCGGCAAGGGTCAGGAATATGGCGGCTCGCAAATGCGGCCCGAAGCGACCGGCTATGGCGCGGTTTATTTCCTTCAGAACATGCTCAAGCATAAAGGGCAGGACGTCGAAGGGCACACCGCAGTCATCTCCGGATCGGGCAATGTTGCGACCCATGCTGCGGAAAAGATCACCCAGCTGGGCGGCAAGGTTCTGACCCTGTCAGACTCGGGCGGCTTCATCCACGATCCCGACGGGATGACTCTGGAGAAGATCGACTGGGTCAAGCACCTGAAGACGGTCAAGCGCGGCCGGATCAGCGAATATGCCGACGAGTTTAAAGGCGCGACTTTCCACGAAGGTCGCCCATGGAATGTCGCGGCTGACCTTGCGCTGCCTTGCGCAACGCAGAACGAGCTGAACGAGGACGAAGCCAAGGCGCTGGTCGCCAATGGCTGTAAGGGCGTGTCCGAAGGCGCGAATATGCCGACAACGCTGGAAGGCGTTAAAGTCTTCCACGACGCCAAGATCCTCTACGGCCCCGGCAAGGCGGCCAATGCGGGCGGCGTTGCTGTCTCGGGTCTGGAAATGAGCCAGAACTCCGAACGGATCAGCTGGAATCACGAGCGTCTGGGCGAAATGCTCACCGATCTGATGCAGGGCATTCACGACAAATGCACCGAATATGGCGATCAGGGCGATGGCTATGTCGACTATGTGAAGGGCGCGAATATCGCGGGCTTCAAAAAGGTCGCAGACGCGATGCTGGCATTTGGTGTCGTCTGA
- a CDS encoding tetratricopeptide repeat protein, protein MKSDAINSNGSTDGRSGEGSSGSKAGWILLGAAAVLAAGSVGYNVYGSGESEPELAQSGDDLPSLEELRDAAEASDGDAAPWSELAFAHYERGEFGDAAEAYERAVAIDGGEAVLWSALGEARVYASERDPLPPEALEAFERAIELDPADPRARYFMAVKQDLEDDHEGAISSWLALLSDTPPGAPWESDLVRTIQQVGAINNIDIDNRLATVLQARAPEVLLPGSGEVAGEAASATVRGPTAQQITEASRMTPGEQQTMIAGMVEGLEARLENEPDDLDGWVMLMRSRMNLGEPAKAREALEKAIAANPDEAEELRRQAGQLGL, encoded by the coding sequence ATGAAATCAGATGCAATTAATTCGAATGGCAGCACCGATGGTCGTTCCGGCGAGGGTTCTTCGGGGTCCAAAGCGGGCTGGATCTTGCTGGGGGCGGCGGCTGTTCTTGCCGCGGGGTCAGTCGGCTACAATGTCTATGGCAGCGGGGAGAGCGAGCCGGAGCTTGCTCAAAGCGGCGACGATCTGCCTTCGCTGGAGGAGCTGCGCGATGCGGCCGAAGCCTCAGACGGCGACGCGGCCCCGTGGAGCGAACTGGCCTTTGCCCATTATGAGCGCGGCGAGTTTGGCGATGCGGCAGAGGCTTACGAACGCGCGGTTGCGATTGACGGCGGCGAAGCGGTGCTGTGGTCGGCGCTTGGTGAAGCGCGGGTCTATGCGAGCGAGCGCGATCCGCTTCCGCCCGAAGCTTTGGAGGCGTTTGAACGGGCGATTGAGCTTGATCCCGCTGATCCGCGCGCACGATATTTCATGGCGGTGAAGCAGGATCTGGAAGACGATCACGAAGGCGCGATTTCATCGTGGCTCGCATTGCTATCCGATACCCCGCCGGGCGCGCCGTGGGAAAGCGATCTGGTGCGCACGATCCAACAGGTTGGCGCAATCAACAATATCGATATCGACAACCGGCTCGCGACCGTGCTGCAAGCGCGCGCACCCGAAGTGCTACTGCCCGGCTCCGGCGAAGTTGCAGGCGAAGCAGCCTCGGCCACCGTGCGCGGACCGACCGCGCAGCAGATCACCGAAGCCAGCCGCATGACTCCCGGTGAGCAGCAGACGATGATCGCGGGCATGGTCGAGGGCCTCGAAGCGCGGCTTGAGAATGAACCCGATGATCTCGACGGCTGGGTGATGCTGATGCGCAGCCGGATGAATCTGGGCGAGCCTGCCAAAGCGCGCGAGGCGCTGGAGAAAGCCATCGCCGCCAATCCGGACGAGGCGGAGGAACTGCGCCGTCAGGCAGGGCAACTGGGACTGTAG